A stretch of the Massilia sp. W12 genome encodes the following:
- the argF gene encoding ornithine carbamoyltransferase has translation MSIKHFLQFSDFSLKEFEYLIARASLIKRKFKHYEPHHTLIDRTLVMVFDKSSTRTRLSFEAGMHQLGGAAIYLPTRDSQLGRGEPVEDAGQVMSRMCDILMVRTFGQEIIERFAEYSRVPVINGLTNEHHPCQVLADVFTFIEHRGEIRGKQVAWVGDANNMLYSWLQAARLFGFHLRVSTPRAYPLDLQLVGDNDCYTLFDDPAEACAGAHLVNTDVWTSMGYEAENEARLKAFDGWIIDQAKMQRAAADALFMHCLPAHRGEEVAAEVIDGPQSVVWDEAENRLHVQKALLEYLVRGEMA, from the coding sequence ATGTCGATCAAACACTTCTTGCAATTTTCTGACTTCAGTCTCAAGGAATTTGAATATCTGATAGCGCGCGCGTCTCTGATCAAACGCAAATTCAAGCACTACGAACCGCACCACACCCTGATCGACCGCACCCTGGTGATGGTGTTCGACAAAAGCTCCACCCGCACCCGTTTATCGTTTGAAGCCGGCATGCACCAGTTAGGCGGCGCGGCGATTTATCTGCCCACGCGCGACAGCCAATTAGGACGCGGCGAGCCGGTGGAAGACGCCGGCCAGGTAATGTCGCGCATGTGCGACATTCTCATGGTGCGCACCTTCGGCCAGGAAATCATCGAGCGCTTTGCTGAATATTCGCGCGTGCCGGTGATCAATGGTTTGACCAATGAACATCATCCCTGCCAGGTGTTGGCGGATGTGTTCACCTTTATCGAGCATCGCGGCGAGATCCGTGGCAAGCAGGTGGCCTGGGTCGGCGACGCCAACAATATGCTGTATTCGTGGCTGCAGGCGGCCAGGCTGTTCGGTTTTCATCTGCGCGTCTCGACCCCGCGCGCCTATCCGCTGGATCTGCAATTAGTGGGCGACAATGATTGCTACACCCTGTTTGACGATCCCGCCGAAGCCTGCGCCGGCGCGCATCTGGTGAATACCGATGTGTGGACCAGCATGGGCTATGAGGCGGAAAACGAGGCGCGCTTAAAAGCCTTTGACGGCTGGATCATCGACCAGGCCAAAATGCAGCGCGCCGCCGCCGATGCGCTCTTCATGCACTGCCTGCCGGCCCATCGCGGCGAGGAAGTCGCAGCCGAGGTGATTGACGGCCCGCAATCGGTGGTGTGGGATGAGGCGGAAAACCGCTTACATGTGCAAAAAGCTCTGCTTGAATATCTGGTGCGCGGCGAAATGGCGTAA